Genomic segment of uncultured Desulfobacter sp.:
GAAAAACGCACATTTTTAAAGAGCGAAATCCAAGTTAAAAGGAATATTAAGCGTGAAATTTATAATTTATTCCATTTTAATGAGCGAACGGCACGAAAAATAAGGGATGAGATAGATCGGAAAAAAGAATTTATCCATTTCCTAACAGTACTTGCTCGTATTATCGAGGAAAATAAAAGCGACATTGAAGGGAAAGAACGTCTTCTGGACATGGTCTATGGCAAAATTTATGGACTACATATTTCCTGATAAACGATTCCGCAGATGTGAAGGGGTCTGTATCTCAGAGTGGTGACCGTTTAATAATAGCTTTATTAATATCTGAAACCAAAATTGCGTTCATGCATTCCATATAATCAACTTGTTTAGGACATTGACGTTTAAAGCAGGGGCTGCACGCAACTCCTGATCTGACCACTGTGCAGGTATCACCCCATGGGCCGGTTCGCCAGGGCGCTGTTGAGCCGAAAATGGCAACAACCTTTGTGCCCAATGCCGCTGCCAGATGCATGGGGCCAGTATCTGTGGTGATCAAAAAGTCAGCGTAATCATATAACGCAGCCAGGGTTTTGAGGGTGGTTTTGCCTGCGAGATTTACACTTTTAGCGGTCATTTGCAAGCGGATTATCTCAATAGCTTTGGTGTCTTCCGGGCCTCCGGTGAAAATGATGTCCGCACTGAAAGTTCTTGACAGTTCGTCTGCCAGTTTTGCAAATTTGGTATTGTCCCACAGTTTGGTCTCCCAGGTTGCCTGGGGATTGATGCAGAACAGTTTCCGGGAACCGGTGATGCCGTTTTGAGCCAGGATAGTACGAATCAGAGCCCGCTCCTTGTTCTGTATAGGTAAATGGTAAACAACCTCAGGTGCGGGAATCCCCATTGCTTCTATAAATAACAGGCCGC
This window contains:
- a CDS encoding glycosyltransferase family 9 protein; this encodes MSAIGDVIHTLPALNALRAHYPNAHITWLVEEAAADIVMGHPALDRVILSKRKQWVKQLKSQHWKAGIKGMYFFIKTLRDTRYDMVIDFQALLKSAAMVFLSRGKRKIGFDRGMQHAEGSFLFYNEKIPAIDMEIHALKRGLLFIEAMGIPAPEVVYHLPIQNKERALIRTILAQNGITGSRKLFCINPQATWETKLWDNTKFAKLADELSRTFSADIIFTGGPEDTKAIEIIRLQMTAKSVNLAGKTTLKTLAALYDYADFLITTDTGPMHLAAALGTKVVAIFGSTAPWRTGPWGDTCTVVRSGVACSPCFKRQCPKQVDYMECMNAILVSDINKAIIKRSPL